A single Bacillota bacterium DNA region contains:
- a CDS encoding respiratory chain complex I subunit 1 family protein, with amino-acid sequence MMFDARLFLIGFLQALFVLLLAPFFAGLARVLRAKMHSRKGPPLFQYYYDIVKLMKRQEVRPAQATWVFRATPYIIMVSVLLIAALIPMWVLQSPFGVVGDMILVVYLFAMVRFFLAMSGFDSGSGFAQIGVARELALGVLVEPAIMLVLFIIALFAGSTNLGTMSQMIALGKVSYTSPAIWLGMAAFAVASFIETGKLPFDLAEAEQEVQEGPLTEYSGPGLALLKWGIFAKQVVVLSLFLAIFFPFGSAATPGLPGVLGAAVLFFLKLFCLYVIVAVIENSMARLTLFRAPHITWVALGIALLSFVFYLVQI; translated from the coding sequence ATGATGTTCGATGCCAGGCTTTTCCTCATCGGTTTTCTCCAGGCTCTTTTTGTCCTCCTGCTGGCACCCTTTTTTGCGGGCTTGGCCCGGGTGCTGAGGGCTAAGATGCATTCCCGCAAGGGACCTCCTCTTTTTCAATACTACTACGACATCGTCAAGCTCATGAAGCGGCAGGAGGTCAGACCGGCTCAAGCAACCTGGGTCTTCCGGGCGACCCCCTACATTATCATGGTCAGCGTTCTCCTCATCGCTGCTCTGATTCCGATGTGGGTTTTACAGTCGCCCTTCGGGGTTGTTGGCGACATGATTCTCGTAGTTTACCTCTTCGCAATGGTCAGGTTCTTCCTGGCAATGTCGGGTTTCGACTCGGGAAGCGGTTTTGCCCAGATCGGCGTGGCCCGGGAGCTTGCCCTGGGCGTGCTGGTGGAACCTGCGATCATGCTGGTGCTCTTCATTATCGCCCTCTTTGCAGGCTCCACAAACCTGGGAACGATGAGCCAGATGATTGCCCTGGGCAAGGTCTCCTATACAAGCCCGGCGATCTGGCTGGGCATGGCCGCCTTTGCGGTTGCCTCTTTTATTGAGACGGGAAAGCTGCCTTTCGACCTTGCCGAGGCGGAGCAGGAGGTCCAGGAGGGGCCCCTGACGGAGTACTCGGGGCCCGGGCTGGCGCTGCTCAAATGGGGGATCTTTGCAAAACAGGTGGTCGTCCTCTCTCTGTTTCTGGCCATCTTCTTCCCGTTTGGAAGCGCTGCCACGCCGGGCCTGCCTGGGGTTCTCGGTGCTGCGGTGCTCTTTTTCCTGAAGCTCTTCTGCCTGTACGTAATTGTTGCTGTGATTGAAAACTCCATGGCAAGGCTGACGCTCTTCAGAGCGCCTCACATCACCTGGGTGGCCCTGGGAATCGCTTTGCTTTCCTTCGTTTTCTACCTGGTTCAGATCTGA